In a genomic window of Carassius gibelio isolate Cgi1373 ecotype wild population from Czech Republic chromosome A3, carGib1.2-hapl.c, whole genome shotgun sequence:
- the LOC127950797 gene encoding nicotinamide riboside kinase 1: protein MRKLILGIGGMTNGGKTTLSKSLQELLQNSCVISQDNFFKDDSVVPVDVNGFKQYDTLDALHMDRMMADTGLWQEDPHSFMTSRGLAVKSTASEPSNVFILIVEGFLIFNHKPLNSLFNKRYFLQIPYETCRERRSSRVYVPPDPPGYFDGYVWPMYLKNRKAMEETVNDIVFLDGTQKRETLLSTVLADIQEMLMAIQR, encoded by the exons atgagaaaattaatCTTAGGAATTGGCGG GATGACGAATGGAGGAAAGACGACTCTGAGTAAAAGTCTCCAGGAGCTTCTGCAAAACAGCTGTGTTATTTCTCAAGACAACTTCTTCAAG GATGACTCGGTGGTCCCTGTTGATGTCAATGGCTTTAAGCAATACGACA CTTTGGACGCCCTGCACATGGACAGGATGATGGCAGACACGGGCTTGTGGCAGGAGGATCCTCACAGCTTCATGACATCTCGTGGTCTCGCAGTGAAATCCACAGCATCAGAGCCATCCAATGTATTTATTCTTATTGTGGAAGGATTCCTCATTTTTAATCACAA GCCACTTAATAGCTTGTTCAACAAGAGGTACTTCCTGCAGATCCCTTATGAGACATGTAGAGAGAGAAGAAG CTCAAGAGTCTATGTGCCTCCGGATCCACCAGGCTACTTTGATGGATATGTCTGGCCCATGTACTTAAAAAACAGAAAAGCGATGGAAGAAACTGTAAATGACATAG TGTTTCTGGATGGCACACAGAAGAGAGAGACGTTGCTCTCAACTGTTCTTGCAGACATTCAGGAGATGCTTATGGCTATACAGAGATGA